The DNA region cacacacacacatatatatatatatatatatacccccttgccgtcgagtcaattccaactcatagcaaccctgcaggacagagtaggactgctccgtagggtttccaaggagcagctggtggactcaaactgctgaccttttgggtagcagccgagcatttaaccactgtgccaccagagctccatattacataatagagaaaaagaaggacaggaaggaggagaaagagcgaGGTAAAATGTTGTTTAATCTAGGTTAAGAGTACACTGCTATTTATGtactattctttcaacttttctgtaaatttgaaaactttCCCCAAAGAaagttcagggggaaaaaaaaaaaaaagaactaagcaATATCAGCTGTTTCTGAGTTTTTCCATTAATATgtgctattttttaattttgtgtggGCTAATATTTGCTTATAAATGGCTAAGTAAGCACAATTTACAGGGGAAAATTTTAAAGTTGAGTCAaagatcttaatttttttctacaaaTCAATCCAAGACCATCATGATTTGATCTTAGCAGAAGAATGCCCTGAGACAGTCTCCCTGAAACATGGTTCGAGAAGCTGAGTaggttctttcttttatattagggtagaggcttctccttGTTTTCAGTTGCCAACTTTGACACCAGCCAGGGCCCTGCTTGTTCTAAACTAAGGAGGCCCTGGAACTTAGTTCCTCAGGCTGCTTTCCTCCTACCCTCTGCTTTGATTCTGCAGATTGGAGAAACATGTGCCCCTCAAAACAACCCCAGAGGGAACCCGGAGGACAAGCAGCTTGTGTCCTCTCCTGTAACAGAGCTGAGTATGTGCCTCCTTTACTGTTACCGCCTCACTCATAGCCACAGTGACAGAATAGTTCCCTATCGGCCTCAGCACCTAGCACTGCTCTGGAGATGATGGTTCTTCAACACCAAGTCCAGATTCATCCCCCTTCTGCTCTCCCAGAATGAAGCCTCTAAGACTCCAGGTGGGCAGGCTAGCACTTCTACCTCCCACTCTTTGTGTAAGCATTGTATATTTGTCTCTGTTTAGATCTACTGTTCCCCCTCCTTATCCACatagcctttgatcttctttttcCATCTCTGCCCAAAGGAAAATGACTAAAATCCTAAAACATACCAatatcagtttattcaggagataaTCAAATAAAATACAGGAGTGATGCTCACAAATGGCTGtgcataaaattatataaatctGCTACATTTTCTAAAAGAGGTCCAGTCATAAACAAGAAAGAGAAACCAAGAGGGTGCCTAAACGACTGCAGTGTTTTAAGCAAATGTGCCCGCACTCCCTCGTAGTGATGGTGGCCCCAGGGAGAGGTGGTCCTTTtagcagggagggaaggaagcagCAGCTATGTGGAAGGCAGGCTTCCTGGCCCCCCCAGTGCTCAGTGGTAGGCCTTGTTGAACTCCTGGAGGACCCAGCGTTTGTTCTCAGTTGTCTGTTTGAGTTGGGTATACTCTTTCACCAGCCTGTCAAACTCCTCCCCGAGGACCTCATAGGTGTTCAGTACCTGCCGAGACTTCTCCATGTCCTGCTCTTGTAGGCGAATGGCCCCCTCCAAACGATCCCTGAGAGCCCAGGCACAGAAGGACAATATTAGGATGTGGCTCCTCAGAAAGTAGACAGGAGTGAGAACATGTGGAAATGAACAAGTCTGGAAGAGCGTGGGAAGCAGCCCTGAAGAGCTGTACCAGGCCCTTGGGAGTTCTTACCTAATAAGACGATGAACTTCCACCTTCTCAGCAGTGTAAGTGTCAGACAAAACTTTTAGCTCCTCCATCCTGACAGACAAAGAAAGAAACGTCAAACTGAAGATGCCTGACAGCAGTGGACTTAGGAATAGGACACAGTACCTGTCCTGGGTCGAGGAACGGGCTAAGCAGTGACGGGCTAAACAAAGTCACTCTGAATCCCTGATCAATTTCTCTCACAGTAAAGCACCTATTACAGAAGGCTTTAAAAAAGAAGACTCAAGAATATTGAAAGCCTCGGCGCAACCCAAAGACTAATACTGTTGTTTGACGTTTACTGAATCCCCACAAGGCAGCCAGCATGGTAAATAGGAAAGAGGGATGAAGGCGAGGATTTGGGCATGGTGTGTGTGCCACAGAATCCCTTAGATCCACGGGGTCAGAGCTCACCTCAGCTTAAGCACCATGGCACTGCACTTGATCTCCAGGTACTGGGCATTGATGGAGTCCAGCTCAGATTGAGTCTTTAGTCGATGCTCCTGAAGAAGCCTCTGCAGCAAGGCAAGGCACCGGAGAAGCACCTGAGCCCCCAAGGGGCAGGAAGAAGAGGGTgtaaacagaatacagaagaaaagagggcagggaggtccctgggtggtacaaatggttaatgcatttggctgttaaccaaaaggttggtggtttgagtccacccagacgaccccaagaagaaaggcatggcgagctacttttaaaaaatcagccacggaaaatcctatggagcacagttccactctgacacacatggggtcaccgtgaatcagaactgacttgacagcaactggttaatatTCAGAGTCCCTGCAAATTGACAGGATAAACAACCCCCTAAAATAAGAATATGAGAAGAAAAGAGGGCAGATCAGAAATTCTTTGCTTTCTCAAAGGTACCCCTGTGGTCAGGGTAAAGCAGGGGAAGCTGTCCCTCTGCCCTGATAAACCTGGGAGTAGGTAGCACTCTGCTTCTCCAGCAGCACCATCCGCTCCTTCTGCTGGCTCTTGGTGTCCTGACACTGCTGCTTCTCACTCACCAGGACCTCTGCCAGTTTCCACATCTTTGCTGCCTTTAGGGTTTCGCTGTCTGAATCTGAGCAAAGAGACAAGAGGACTGGGCAGGAAAACCCTAATCGCTACTGCCCTTCTGAGGCCATTTTTCAGGGCCCCTATCCTACatcatctggagccctggtgccacagtggttaagagctcggctgccaactaataggtcagcagttcgaactcaccagctacaacttggaaaccctgtggggcagttctgctctgccctgtggagttgctatgagtcagaatcaactgaacagcaactggtttggtttttggttttatcctacatctaggagccctggtagtgcagtggttatgcactcagctgctaatcaaaaggttggtggtttgaattaaccagctgctccgtggtagaaagacatggcagtctgctcccgtaaagatcacagccttgaaaaccctatggggtggttctacactgtcctttaaggttgttatgagttagaattgactcgatggcaattggtttggttttagtttctcAAAATTAAATTCTCTTTACCCTCACCTTTAATTCCAGATTTAGCTCTTAATTCTTAAGTCACAGAAGTAAAGATAAGGAGGGGACACTCATGAGCCTAAACTTCCCTCTCTGTGCCATTCTAGGAAGAGAGAACTCATCCTTCCCAGCAGCAGGAGGACACTCCTGCTTAGCACCTTGTCAGAAAAAGGAATCCTTCCAAAATTCCTTACTTTTATTCCACCCATAAAGAAACAAACGAATAAGCATCTCCAATGCTTCCCAGCTTCTATCCCAAATCAAAAGTTCAAATTACACCAACTATTTTCAAAACAGCAGGCGGGAACCCCATGAAGGCCAGCTGTGGGCAGAGCAGAGCCAGCACTCACCTGAATTGGGATCATGGTAGCAGAGCAGAGTGAAACacttcttcttgagctgctcctCCACTTCCAGCTGGAGCCGAGCTCTCATCCACACAAAGTCCTCCAGCACAGAAGTGAAAAAAGAGGTGCAAACAGAACTCTTAGGACTAGCAAGATCCAGCCAATGAATAGCTGACGATAACGACGTCAATAATGGCCGCAGAAAAAGGCATGAAGAGACATCAGGGAGATTCATTTTTAGCCTATCAATTAGCAAAGATTAAAACGATTGTCAAGGCCCCATGGTGATGAAAGCAAGGGGAACTAGGAGCACTAGGAACACCTTTCTGGAGAGCAGCCTGGCAACGTGTACCAACAGGTTTTACATGTACCTCCTCTGACTCTGCGATCCAACTCCTAGCACTAAACACTAGGAAAACTGTCATACGAGGGCAAAGCCATAGATGAACTAGCATGTTCCTATCAGTGTGGTTTCTTACagcaaacatttaaaaacaacCTGAATGTCCATCCACAGGGTTAGGCAAATTATgctacatccacacaatggaaacCTGGCAGTGATTTAAACTGATTATATAAAGAACACCGAGCATTAACTACGTGCCTGCTCTCTGTGCTAAGAGGGCACTAGGAGGAATCATCTCATTTACACTTATGTACTGACTTGGAAAAATGTCCAAAATGTATTAAGTGAAAACAGATTATACTGCCTATACAAGCATGGAGGGTACAGTACCATTTATGTCAAGCTGTGTATAATACTAACTGTATTTATTTCTAGATGTAGGATTTCAGCTTTTACTTTCTTCTGTGTAACATTTTTCCTACACTCGAGTTTGACCACCATGAATCTGTATCATTTTTACAAAAACAACGAAacttaacaaatttttttttttttagatatgggGGAAATCAAGCCGTTTCGTTTCTTTGGTTCCAATATCTGCCTGCCCCAACCTCTGAGGGTGGCATGAGCTCCAGCAGATCTGCTTTCTCCAGTCCTAATAATGAAGGCACCTCTCCCTCCTGGCCAGGACCTAAGAGCCGTGTCAGTTCAGTCACCAGTAGCCGCTGTTCAAGGGTCTCATGaaactaaaagaaagaaaaaataacaaagagggGTTACTATAAAATTTCTCCCACTCTACCC from Elephas maximus indicus isolate mEleMax1 chromosome 10, mEleMax1 primary haplotype, whole genome shotgun sequence includes:
- the HAUS4 gene encoding HAUS augmin-like complex subunit 4 translates to MASGDFCLPGEGMEILQQVCSKQLPPCNLNEEDLLQNPYFGKLLLSVSQHVDESGLSLTLAKEQAQAWKEVRLHKTAWLRSEILQRVIQELLVDYYVKTQDTNLTAEDKKFHETLEQRLLVTELTRLLGPGQEGEVPSLLGLEKADLLELMPPSEDFVWMRARLQLEVEEQLKKKCFTLLCYHDPNSDSDSETLKAAKMWKLAEVLVSEKQQCQDTKSQQKERMVLLEKQSATYSQVLLRCLALLQRLLQEHRLKTQSELDSINAQYLEIKCSAMVLKLRMEELKVLSDTYTAEKVEVHRLIRDRLEGAIRLQEQDMEKSRQVLNTYEVLGEEFDRLVKEYTQLKQTTENKRWVLQEFNKAYH